The Geoalkalibacter subterraneus genome contains the following window.
AACAGGAAACCCCGCCCCAGAATTCCGGCATCAATCGCCTCGTTACGCAACTCTTTGTTGCCGAGATCACGCGCAATGCGACGTCCGGCGTCATTGTCCCCCAGCTCCTGAGCGCCACCGAAAACAGCGCCTCCGGCGCCGCCGAGGGCCGCACCCTTGGCAGCGGCTGTGCCGACATTTTCACCGGTCAACACACCGATCGCGGCCCCAAGAAGAGCGCCGCCAGTTGCACCCAGCACTCCGCTGCGCCCGGCGCTGCCGGCAATCCGGGAGTATTCGGAACTCTTTTCGACCCGTTCGTAGGCTGAACGGCTGTCAAGCACATTCCACAAAACACCCTGCGCGTCAATAAGAAAGGTCTGTTCAGGGACAATACGCAGGGAGGTCTCCCCCTGGTTGTCGATCACGACCTGAACAGGCTCAATCCCGGCATTGACAATATCAAAGCCGAACGCATCCTCAGCCGCGCTTTTGTCAGGGTAAGCCTGGGCGGCAACCTGAGCGCCCGCCATGACCTGCATGTTGGGATAGGCAGAAGGAATCTTGAACCCAACTTCCTGACTTTTATAGGTGTTACAGGAAAAAAGCAGCGTGAGAACCGCCAAAGCGAGCAACCCACCGATCTTCTTCTGAATAGTCATATCCGTTTCTCCCTGGTGAAAGACCGGATCGATCATCCGGCCATTGCGTCAGTCTTGGGCTGAAATGTTCCGCCCCCATAATGATAACGACCCTCGTTGCAATCAGCAACTTTTCTCCCGTTGCAAAAAAAACGGACCTCCGAAAAGGTCCGTTTTTTATCACTCAATTGAGGCAAGGATTAAAGACCGGCGCGTTTGCGCAGCGAGTCGATCCGGTCTGTTTTTTCCCAGGTGAAGTCAGCTTCAGATCGACCGAAATGCCCATAAGCCGCAGTTTTTCGGTAAATGGGGCGCAAAAGATCCAGCGTTTCGATAATGGCGCGGGGGCGCATATCGAACTCTTCGCGCACGATACGGGCAATATCGTTGGATTCAATGCGGCCGGTGCCGAAAGTGTTGATCATGACCGAAACCGGTTCGGCGACGCCGATGGCGTATGCCAACTGTACCTCGCACTTGTCCGCAATACCTGCAGCCACCACATTCTTGGCAACATAGCGCGCCATATAGGAGGCGCTGCGGTCGACCTTTGACGGATCCTTGCCGGAAAAAGCACCGCCACCATGGGAGCCCTGCCCGCCGTAGGTATCGACAATGATTTTACGTCCCGTCAAACCACAGTCACCCATAGGCCCGCCGACCACGAAACGCCCCGTCGGATTGATGAAATACTTGGTGTTTTCATCCAGCAATTCCGCCGGGATGACCTTGTTGACCACCTCTTCCACAATGCCTTCGCGAAGGGTTTCGTAGGTCACGTCAGGCGCATGCTGGGAAGAGACAACCACGGCATCGACACGAATCGGCTTGCCATTGATATACTGCACAGAAACCTGCGCCTTGCCGTCGGGGCGCAGGAAGGTCAGCAGGCCGGATTTGCGTACCTCTGACAGGCGTTTGGTCAGACCGTGGGCGAAAACGATGGGCATCGGCATGAGCTGCGGTGTCTCGTTGCAGGCGTAGCCGAACATCAGCCCCTGGTCTCCAGCGCCCTGCTCTTTATACATGCCCTCGCCTTCCGTGACCCCCTGGGAGATATCGGGAG
Protein-coding sequences here:
- the metK gene encoding methionine adenosyltransferase — protein: MGMTDFLFTSESVTEGHPDKVADQVSDGILDSILAQDPNARVACETMVSTGMAVIAGEITTTARVDYADVVRETIKEIGYDDSAMGFDYETCAVLTSIDRQSPDISQGVTEGEGMYKEQGAGDQGLMFGYACNETPQLMPMPIVFAHGLTKRLSEVRKSGLLTFLRPDGKAQVSVQYINGKPIRVDAVVVSSQHAPDVTYETLREGIVEEVVNKVIPAELLDENTKYFINPTGRFVVGGPMGDCGLTGRKIIVDTYGGQGSHGGGAFSGKDPSKVDRSASYMARYVAKNVVAAGIADKCEVQLAYAIGVAEPVSVMINTFGTGRIESNDIARIVREEFDMRPRAIIETLDLLRPIYRKTAAYGHFGRSEADFTWEKTDRIDSLRKRAGL